In a genomic window of Roseiflexus castenholzii DSM 13941:
- a CDS encoding coiled-coil domain-containing protein translates to MAIYWVHSDSDDALTLMAAVERALEIGDTGTPPAPGAGSPATPANSTDAYLHDNLAIARATWSVDPHRIVQSRRPGLAAAINAFQRLVRRATWWYTLPQWLQISEFHGAVVRALDALTEKERRLDMRIRDIEQMRLQAHLFALQQQIAVLRAERAELERRIATLEAQMIAPHLAGPDGEHRVSRVDS, encoded by the coding sequence ATGGCAATTTACTGGGTTCATTCCGACAGCGATGACGCGCTGACGTTGATGGCGGCGGTCGAACGCGCGCTGGAAATCGGCGATACAGGGACGCCGCCGGCGCCCGGCGCCGGTTCGCCCGCTACGCCTGCTAACTCGACAGACGCATATCTGCACGACAATCTGGCAATTGCGCGCGCGACGTGGTCGGTCGATCCGCACCGCATTGTGCAATCAAGGCGACCGGGTCTGGCGGCGGCGATCAATGCCTTCCAGCGCCTGGTGCGCCGGGCAACCTGGTGGTACACCCTCCCGCAATGGTTGCAGATCAGCGAGTTTCACGGTGCGGTCGTGCGCGCGCTCGATGCGTTGACCGAAAAGGAACGACGATTGGATATGCGCATCCGCGATATTGAACAGATGCGATTGCAGGCGCATTTGTTCGCTTTACAACAGCAAATTGCTGTGTTGCGCGCCGAACGCGCCGAACTTGAGCGCCGCATTGCGACGCTGGAAGCGCAGATGATCGCTCCGCATTTGGCAGGTCCCGATGGTGAACATCGTGTGAGTCGGGTTGATTCATAA
- a CDS encoding glycosyltransferase family 4 protein — protein MHIGVDISLLRIAQAGVLTYHRSLLDHLVRAGRDCHFTLIDVLPLNPGRSMLWLAALDSPNVRVVRCPGVRRGYLSALPAFRDGVAHPIAARIDRILDPIWSQLAVAEMGLELRGATRFVEVFHASDQLPYAPPGAATVLTIHDLTTRRFPDMHVAENVALHAAKERFARDRADRIIAVSEATRRDIVCELGIPPERISVVYEAADVRFRPRAPDETCSVLARYDIAHGAYVLSVGTLEPRKNYIRLIEAYAVLCARYAADARRLPPLIIAGGYGWKHDAILAAPERAGVAGQVRFIGRIPDDDLPALVAGARLFVYPSLYEGFGLPPLEALASGTPVVVANTSSLPEVVGDAGLYCDPYQVSDIARQIAALLDSEDLALRLRHAGIERAKQFSWERAARETLAVYAQARAERCARRRWQFTGFIPTAMTR, from the coding sequence ATGCACATCGGCGTTGACATTTCGCTCCTGCGAATTGCTCAGGCAGGCGTGCTGACCTATCATCGGTCGCTGCTCGACCATCTGGTGCGAGCCGGGCGTGATTGCCATTTTACGCTGATCGATGTGCTGCCGCTCAACCCTGGCCGTTCGATGCTGTGGCTGGCAGCCCTCGACTCGCCGAATGTGCGGGTCGTGCGTTGCCCCGGCGTTCGGCGTGGCTACCTGAGCGCGCTTCCTGCGTTTCGTGATGGAGTGGCGCATCCGATTGCGGCGCGGATCGACCGCATCCTCGATCCAATCTGGTCGCAACTGGCGGTCGCCGAGATGGGGCTGGAACTCAGGGGCGCCACGAGGTTCGTTGAGGTCTTTCATGCTTCCGATCAATTGCCTTATGCACCGCCTGGCGCTGCAACCGTGCTGACCATTCACGATCTGACCACCCGGCGCTTCCCCGATATGCATGTGGCGGAGAACGTTGCGTTGCATGCAGCCAAGGAGCGATTTGCCCGCGACCGCGCCGACCGGATTATTGCCGTGTCGGAAGCGACCCGCCGTGATATTGTGTGCGAACTGGGCATTCCGCCTGAGCGGATCAGTGTGGTGTATGAAGCCGCAGATGTGCGCTTTCGTCCACGCGCGCCGGATGAAACGTGTTCGGTTCTGGCGCGATACGATATAGCGCATGGCGCGTATGTGCTGAGTGTTGGCACGCTCGAGCCGCGCAAGAACTACATCCGTTTGATCGAAGCGTATGCCGTGTTGTGTGCGCGGTATGCCGCAGATGCGCGTCGTTTGCCGCCGTTGATTATTGCCGGCGGCTACGGCTGGAAGCACGACGCGATCCTCGCCGCGCCGGAACGCGCCGGAGTTGCCGGACAGGTCCGATTTATCGGGCGCATTCCCGATGACGACCTGCCTGCACTGGTTGCCGGGGCGCGCCTGTTTGTGTATCCTTCACTGTACGAAGGGTTTGGTCTTCCGCCGCTGGAGGCGCTTGCTTCAGGAACGCCGGTGGTGGTGGCAAACACCTCATCGCTGCCGGAGGTGGTTGGCGATGCCGGATTGTACTGCGATCCGTATCAGGTGAGCGATATTGCGCGCCAGATCGCTGCACTCCTGGACAGCGAGGACCTGGCGTTGCGGTTACGGCACGCTGGAATTGAACGCGCAAAGCAGTTCTCGTGGGAGCGCGCTGCCCGTGAAACGCTTGCAGTCTATGCGCAGGCGCGCGCTGAACGCTGTGCGAGGCGACGATGGCAATTTACTGGGTTCATTCCGACAGCGATGACGCGCTGA
- a CDS encoding glycosyltransferase, whose product MVQPATCNLQPSTFSDPQRPPVTIIILTWNGLEYTRRCIESIRAHTKGMAYHLLVVDNGSSDGTLEWLRAQDDIRVIANDRNLGFTRGNNQGMAATPPDHDVLLLNNDTLIIQDYWLAHLSNVAHSHPEYGIVGCTLLHANGLLQHAGTYMPADSFWGYQIGGGETYIGQYPGVREVEGITGACMYIRRDVRARIGGFDETYTSYFEDTDYCLRARQAGFKVVCTGGTQVIHYENTSARINNASWQAMWDEGREMFTRKWRTFYNQKYRRAVVWHSLVASPSGYATSSRELVIELDRCAIDVRLACIWGNDFTEPLTGDPRIDQLRARLKDSRLPQVVYHQGDSFIKNSGRYRIGYTMLETDRLPDEWVYQANQMDEVWTPTHWGAEVFCASGVRRPISVVPLGINPDYFHPGITGHKPGNRFVFLSIFEWIERKAPELLIRAYQQTFRRSDDVVLLLKIFNHDPSLDVARRIGDLIRSDGPPIVVLPNQHVAAYQVGCLYRSADCFVLPTRGEGWGMPALEAMACGLPVISTAWGGQTEFLHSGVAYPLRIRGLVPAEARAPYYRGLRWADPDFDHLCALMRHVYEHPDEARAVGMRAAAEAAARWTWSHAAAKIIERLEAIE is encoded by the coding sequence ATGGTTCAACCTGCAACCTGCAACCTGCAACCTTCAACCTTCAGCGACCCGCAGCGCCCTCCGGTAACAATTATCATCCTCACGTGGAACGGGTTAGAGTACACTCGTCGCTGTATCGAGAGTATTCGCGCGCATACGAAGGGTATGGCGTATCACCTGTTGGTTGTGGACAATGGGAGCAGCGATGGGACACTGGAGTGGCTGCGCGCGCAGGACGACATCCGGGTAATTGCGAATGATCGCAACCTGGGATTCACGCGCGGCAACAATCAGGGCATGGCGGCGACTCCGCCGGATCACGATGTGCTATTGCTCAACAACGATACGCTGATCATCCAGGATTACTGGCTGGCGCACCTCAGCAATGTGGCGCACAGTCATCCAGAGTATGGCATCGTCGGATGCACGCTGTTGCACGCCAATGGACTGCTCCAGCATGCCGGAACGTATATGCCGGCAGATAGTTTCTGGGGGTATCAGATCGGAGGCGGTGAGACGTACATTGGGCAGTATCCGGGTGTGCGCGAAGTCGAAGGGATCACCGGCGCATGCATGTACATCCGACGCGATGTGCGCGCGCGGATCGGCGGCTTCGACGAGACGTACACGTCGTACTTTGAGGATACCGATTACTGTCTGCGAGCGCGCCAGGCGGGGTTCAAAGTCGTTTGCACCGGCGGTACGCAGGTGATCCACTACGAGAATACGAGCGCCAGGATCAACAATGCGTCGTGGCAGGCGATGTGGGACGAGGGACGCGAGATGTTTACCCGCAAATGGCGCACGTTTTACAACCAGAAATATCGTCGCGCTGTCGTCTGGCACTCGCTGGTGGCATCGCCATCCGGGTACGCCACCTCGTCGCGTGAACTGGTGATCGAACTCGACCGCTGCGCTATCGATGTGCGCCTGGCGTGCATCTGGGGGAATGATTTCACCGAGCCGCTGACCGGCGATCCGCGCATCGATCAGTTGCGCGCCCGTCTTAAGGACTCTCGTCTGCCCCAGGTGGTGTATCATCAGGGTGACTCTTTCATCAAGAATAGTGGACGCTATCGCATCGGCTATACGATGCTGGAAACCGACCGGTTGCCGGATGAGTGGGTCTACCAGGCGAACCAGATGGATGAAGTCTGGACGCCAACGCACTGGGGGGCTGAGGTCTTTTGCGCCAGCGGCGTCCGGCGTCCGATCTCTGTCGTTCCACTGGGGATCAACCCCGATTATTTTCACCCTGGCATCACCGGACATAAACCCGGCAATCGCTTTGTTTTTCTCTCGATCTTCGAGTGGATCGAACGCAAAGCGCCGGAACTGCTGATCCGCGCCTATCAGCAAACGTTTCGCCGCAGCGATGATGTGGTACTGCTGCTCAAAATCTTCAACCACGACCCCAGTCTTGATGTCGCCCGACGTATTGGCGACCTGATCCGCAGCGATGGTCCGCCGATTGTCGTTCTGCCGAATCAGCACGTTGCCGCCTATCAGGTTGGGTGTCTGTACCGCAGCGCCGATTGTTTCGTGCTGCCGACGCGCGGTGAGGGCTGGGGCATGCCTGCGCTGGAGGCAATGGCATGTGGTCTGCCGGTTATTTCGACCGCTTGGGGCGGGCAGACGGAGTTCCTCCATTCAGGTGTCGCCTATCCGCTTCGCATTCGTGGTCTTGTCCCGGCGGAAGCGCGCGCGCCGTACTACCGCGGGTTGCGCTGGGCTGACCCCGATTTCGATCATCTCTGTGCGTTGATGCGCCACGTGTATGAGCATCCCGACGAAGCGCGCGCAGTCGGGATGCGCGCTGCTGCGGAAGCTGCCGCGCGCTGGACGTGGTCGCACGCCGCAGCGAAGATTATCGAGCGCCTGGAAGCGATTGAGTGA
- a CDS encoding ABC transporter permease, with product MARLAAPATWIVALSRQRGPLRLYQWLWLLVCALGALAAAAPRILSQPIRYETVATVQIDAVGRYHELYTDGQPDDDYRAVEMQAFELLRARRPDLGGPTYAVRFVPYSDGRVEIIAIGRAPLEAQVVADEAAETLARAVRAAGGREILRNLMGWELTEALQGRQPETAFQRLLREIIRTQAFPLNRAVEPVSAYITVDQLPQEELSDLARALEVREAQLTRIDIPALEIRRTTATGATLQQIDADLLRLTAGRQAIREALAYLYRNLGAAFAPDAPGDAYRASRAPLPERAVDRRIPLLLSLATVVGVLFGAAGVAIDRSAGAMRKVLELWAYRELIRNLVLRDLQVRYKGSALGYLWTQLAPLLLMLVFWFVFSAFFQADIAMFPVFLLVGLLPWNFASEAVNGGARSVIDNAALVKKVFFPREVLPLVAVLSSLVNFVLSLPMLLLVMAAVQWMYAPLRAIGAWTNFSWTFVYLPVLIGIQTIFLAGVALFLSALAVRYRDTVHLIGIFIQFWFFLTPVIYALDRVAGPLAQLVRWLNPMASLIEFYREILYGNAVAFGQIPTPNLPALDSVLRVLLTAFATLAIGYWYFQRRSGEFGERL from the coding sequence ATGGCACGTCTTGCAGCGCCTGCAACCTGGATCGTGGCATTGAGTCGCCAACGGGGACCATTGCGTCTTTACCAGTGGCTCTGGCTGCTGGTATGTGCGCTGGGTGCGCTGGCTGCGGCTGCGCCGCGCATTCTTTCGCAGCCGATCCGTTATGAAACGGTCGCGACGGTGCAGATTGACGCCGTTGGGCGCTACCATGAGTTGTATACCGACGGTCAACCAGACGATGATTACCGCGCTGTTGAGATGCAGGCGTTTGAGTTGCTCAGGGCGCGCCGCCCTGACCTCGGCGGTCCAACGTATGCGGTGCGTTTTGTGCCGTATTCTGATGGGCGGGTCGAGATCATTGCCATCGGGCGCGCGCCGCTCGAAGCGCAAGTGGTGGCGGACGAAGCGGCAGAAACGTTGGCGCGCGCGGTACGCGCCGCCGGTGGGCGCGAGATTCTGCGTAATCTGATGGGCTGGGAACTGACCGAAGCGCTCCAGGGTCGCCAGCCGGAAACAGCATTTCAGCGCCTGTTGCGCGAAATTATTCGGACGCAGGCGTTTCCCCTCAACCGGGCGGTCGAACCGGTATCGGCGTATATTACCGTTGATCAACTGCCGCAGGAAGAGTTGAGCGACCTGGCTCGCGCCCTGGAAGTGCGCGAGGCGCAGTTGACCCGTATCGATATTCCTGCGCTGGAAATACGCCGCACCACGGCGACCGGTGCGACGCTCCAACAGATCGACGCCGACCTGTTGCGGTTGACGGCGGGGCGGCAGGCGATCCGCGAAGCGCTGGCGTATCTGTACCGTAATCTGGGAGCAGCCTTCGCTCCCGACGCGCCGGGTGATGCCTATCGCGCCAGCCGCGCACCGCTGCCGGAACGTGCCGTTGATCGGCGTATTCCGCTCCTTCTTTCACTGGCGACGGTTGTCGGAGTGCTGTTCGGCGCGGCTGGCGTGGCGATTGATCGGAGCGCCGGCGCGATGCGCAAAGTCCTCGAACTTTGGGCGTATCGTGAACTGATCCGCAACCTGGTGCTGCGCGATTTGCAGGTGCGTTATAAAGGAAGCGCGCTCGGGTATCTCTGGACGCAACTCGCACCCCTCCTGCTGATGCTGGTCTTCTGGTTTGTCTTCAGCGCCTTCTTTCAGGCGGATATCGCCATGTTCCCAGTGTTCCTTCTGGTCGGCTTGCTGCCCTGGAACTTCGCCAGCGAGGCGGTGAACGGTGGGGCGCGCAGTGTGATCGACAACGCCGCGCTGGTCAAAAAAGTGTTCTTCCCGCGCGAGGTGCTGCCGCTGGTCGCGGTGCTCTCCAGCCTGGTGAATTTTGTGCTGTCGCTGCCGATGCTGCTGCTGGTGATGGCGGCGGTTCAGTGGATGTATGCGCCGCTGCGCGCTATCGGCGCCTGGACGAACTTCTCGTGGACATTTGTGTATCTGCCGGTGTTGATCGGCATTCAAACTATTTTTCTGGCAGGAGTGGCATTGTTCCTCAGCGCACTTGCGGTGCGCTACCGCGATACGGTCCACCTGATCGGCATTTTCATTCAGTTCTGGTTTTTTCTTACACCGGTCATCTATGCACTCGACCGGGTCGCCGGTCCGTTGGCGCAGCTGGTGCGCTGGCTGAACCCGATGGCGTCGCTGATCGAGTTCTACCGCGAAATCCTGTATGGCAACGCGGTTGCGTTCGGTCAGATTCCTACGCCAAACCTGCCTGCGCTCGACAGTGTGCTGCGCGTTCTGCTGACCGCCTTCGCAACGCTGGCGATCGGCTATTGGTACTTCCAGCGCCGTAGCGGTGAGTTCGGAGAACGGTTGTAG